A DNA window from Candidatus Sulfidibacterium hydrothermale contains the following coding sequences:
- a CDS encoding CheR family methyltransferase produces MDETRFKTEFGKLSQRDFSRLSQFIYENFGIFLPDKKHYLLQNRLIPRLRELGFSSYGQYVDYVLNQGTESEEVFEMMNVVSTNKTEFFREKEHFTLLQQKLLPDFYGENIRVWSAGCSSGEEVYSLAMVLAEEKEAGHIPDFFIYGNDISKRILHKAIQAIYPYKEVESIPFAYRKKYLLRSKNKENPTIRIVPELRAHTRFLWENLTGNIETLPYDFQFVFCRNTLIYFDRETQNKVVTRLLKHLKPGGYLIVGHSESLLHQLPPGVKVIQPTVYQKIKKS; encoded by the coding sequence ATGGATGAAACCCGTTTTAAAACCGAATTTGGGAAGCTGAGCCAACGTGATTTTTCACGGCTCAGCCAGTTCATCTATGAGAATTTCGGTATTTTTCTTCCGGACAAAAAACATTACCTGTTACAAAACCGTCTTATTCCCCGACTTCGTGAGCTGGGATTCTCTTCATACGGCCAGTATGTTGATTATGTTTTAAACCAGGGAACGGAAAGTGAAGAGGTGTTCGAGATGATGAATGTGGTTTCGACCAACAAAACAGAATTTTTTCGCGAAAAAGAACACTTCACCCTGTTACAGCAAAAGCTGCTCCCCGATTTTTACGGAGAAAATATCCGCGTATGGAGTGCCGGCTGTAGCAGCGGAGAAGAGGTTTACAGCCTTGCCATGGTGCTGGCCGAAGAAAAAGAAGCAGGACATATACCGGATTTTTTTATTTACGGAAACGATATTTCAAAACGAATTCTCCACAAAGCCATTCAGGCCATTTATCCTTACAAAGAAGTGGAATCGATTCCTTTTGCTTACCGTAAAAAATATTTGCTACGGAGCAAAAACAAAGAGAATCCCACTATCCGGATTGTCCCTGAACTCCGGGCACACACCCGCTTTTTATGGGAAAACCTTACCGGAAATATAGAAACGTTGCCCTATGATTTTCAGTTTGTTTTTTGTCGGAACACATTGATTTATTTCGATCGTGAAACCCAGAACAAGGTGGTAACCCGCTTATTAAAGCACCTGAAACCGGGCGGATATCTCATTGTCGGGCATTCCGAATCGCTTTTACACCAACTTCCACCCGGTGTAAAAGTCATTCAGCCTACTGTTTATCAAAAAATTAAGAAATCATGA
- a CDS encoding sensor histidine kinase, whose protein sequence is MKHTDKPNKEIKNLQEENRRLLAEVEELNKKLVESEAFKSHFLSNVTNEIVNPFASVIGLSQQIMTLYKNSCPEAAEVAALIHAEASSLDFQLRNIFVAARLEAGEEIPEPSKIIMEEVLQETIKKIRQEADKKEIRIVVNTNPDCPDFVTDKNKLDLILLNLLSNAIHFSENGKTVTLSTDCTDQELIIEVKDEGIGMTKEEKSRIFDRFHRANPRIQSVSPGSGLGLAVVEGLLFLLNGNIEIETAPGAGTTIKVTLPAMSIDDIPSDDVLFFDDDDEENSEEESF, encoded by the coding sequence ATGAAGCATACAGACAAGCCGAACAAAGAAATAAAAAACCTACAGGAAGAAAATCGCCGGTTACTTGCTGAAGTTGAAGAACTCAACAAAAAACTGGTGGAATCAGAAGCTTTCAAAAGCCATTTTCTTTCCAATGTAACCAACGAAATCGTCAATCCGTTTGCTTCGGTCATCGGGCTTTCGCAACAAATTATGACGCTGTACAAGAACAGCTGTCCTGAAGCGGCAGAAGTGGCCGCACTAATTCACGCAGAAGCATCTTCACTTGACTTCCAACTGCGTAATATTTTTGTGGCAGCCCGTCTCGAAGCCGGCGAAGAAATCCCCGAGCCTTCCAAAATCATCATGGAAGAAGTATTGCAGGAAACCATAAAAAAAATCCGGCAGGAAGCCGACAAAAAAGAAATCCGCATCGTAGTAAACACCAATCCGGATTGTCCGGATTTCGTTACGGATAAAAACAAACTGGACCTGATTTTGCTCAATCTTCTCAGTAATGCCATTCACTTTTCAGAAAACGGGAAAACAGTAACGCTTTCCACCGACTGCACGGATCAGGAATTGATTATTGAAGTAAAAGATGAAGGGATCGGCATGACGAAAGAAGAAAAAAGCCGGATTTTCGACCGTTTTCACCGGGCCAATCCGCGAATACAATCGGTAAGTCCCGGCAGCGGACTGGGACTGGCTGTAGTGGAAGGTCTGCTGTTTTTGCTCAATGGAAATATTGAAATAGAAACAGCTCCCGGAGCAGGCACAACCATTAAAGTAACCCTGCCTGCAATGAGTATCGACGACATACCGTCGGACGATGTACTTTTTTTTGATGATGATGACGAAGAAAACAGCGAAGAAGAAAGTTTCTAA
- a CDS encoding chemotaxis protein CheD — MQPFKTYYLYPANIFASREMYHITTLLGSCVAVCLYDTRQRFGGMNHFMLPLWNGKGLASPKFGNIAIRQLVQKMEFLGSDKKDLIAKVFGGAAVLDVSSELFNVGSRNADVALSELKMLNIEVVASSIKGEKARKIIFNTFTGEVRQKYIEKRGDKKS, encoded by the coding sequence ATGCAACCGTTTAAAACATACTACCTTTATCCGGCAAATATTTTTGCCAGCAGAGAGATGTACCATATCACGACACTTCTCGGATCCTGCGTGGCAGTATGTCTTTACGATACCCGTCAGCGTTTTGGCGGGATGAACCATTTTATGCTTCCGTTGTGGAACGGAAAAGGACTGGCTTCCCCGAAATTTGGAAATATTGCCATCCGGCAACTGGTACAAAAAATGGAATTTCTCGGAAGCGATAAAAAAGATTTGATTGCCAAAGTTTTCGGCGGAGCTGCGGTACTGGATGTCAGCTCCGAATTATTTAATGTGGGCAGCCGCAATGCCGACGTAGCACTTTCCGAACTGAAAATGTTAAATATCGAGGTGGTGGCTTCCAGCATTAAAGGAGAAAAAGCACGAAAAATAATTTTTAATACTTTTACAGGTGAAGTCAGACAAAAATACATTGAAAAACGCGGAGACAAAAAATCATGA
- a CDS encoding protein-glutamate methylesterase/protein-glutamine glutaminase produces MISGKPIKVLLVDDSAMVTKVVSHIINEDKELTVMGVAANPYEAVEIMKREKPDVILLDIEMPRMDGLTFLRKIMTQHPIPVVIFSGVAPKNSRNAVKALEYGAVAVLQKPKSILSPEFQETKIRFLEALKGAAASVTGLPLLRRRIHDVSIFAENEITELEKHQKATLLPSRKVIVLGASTGGTQAIEFLMRNIKTDLPGMLITQHMPGEFTRAFAERLNTISKLHIQEAEDGEIVHNNTVYIGNGFYHILLEKEQNTYKVRIKDGPLVNRHKPSVDVLFRSAARQAGPQALGILLTGMGNDGAKGLLEMKEAGAITIAQDEKSSVVFGMPRAAIQLGAAQYILSLNEILKFLNHYTP; encoded by the coding sequence ATGATTTCAGGTAAACCCATAAAAGTATTGCTGGTGGATGACTCGGCTATGGTCACAAAAGTAGTCTCCCATATCATTAACGAAGACAAAGAGCTTACCGTAATGGGGGTGGCAGCCAATCCGTATGAAGCGGTTGAGATCATGAAAAGAGAGAAGCCCGATGTTATCCTGTTAGATATTGAAATGCCCCGGATGGACGGACTCACGTTTCTGCGAAAGATCATGACACAACATCCTATTCCGGTGGTTATTTTTTCGGGCGTGGCTCCAAAAAACTCCCGTAATGCAGTAAAAGCACTGGAATACGGAGCAGTAGCTGTTTTACAAAAACCCAAATCCATTCTTTCTCCTGAATTCCAAGAAACAAAGATCCGTTTTTTAGAAGCCCTGAAAGGAGCTGCAGCATCTGTTACCGGTTTACCTTTGCTCAGGAGAAGAATACACGATGTTTCCATTTTCGCAGAAAACGAAATCACAGAACTGGAAAAGCATCAAAAGGCCACCTTACTTCCCAGCCGAAAAGTTATTGTCCTTGGGGCATCGACCGGCGGAACGCAAGCCATTGAATTTTTGATGCGAAACATAAAAACAGACCTTCCCGGAATGCTGATTACACAACACATGCCGGGCGAATTTACCAGGGCTTTTGCCGAACGGCTCAATACCATCTCAAAATTACACATTCAGGAAGCGGAAGACGGAGAAATCGTCCACAACAATACTGTTTATATTGGCAACGGTTTTTATCATATTCTTCTGGAGAAAGAGCAAAACACTTATAAAGTCCGGATAAAAGACGGGCCACTGGTCAACCGGCATAAACCCTCGGTCGATGTATTATTCCGCTCGGCTGCGCGGCAAGCCGGCCCTCAGGCATTAGGAATTTTACTCACCGGGATGGGAAACGACGGCGCCAAAGGTTTGTTGGAAATGAAAGAAGCCGGCGCCATAACGATTGCCCAGGACGAAAAGAGTTCTGTGGTTTTCGGCATGCCCCGGGCAGCCATTCAACTGGGTGCCGCTCAATACATTCTATCGCTCAATGAAATATTAAAATTTTTAAACCACTATACACCATGA
- a CDS encoding response regulator, translating into MKVDKKDKILVVDDMAINLELIKSVLGKDGKYSLVTVTDGVSAIRKAKTNNFDLILLDIMMPGMDGYEVCKILKSYPTTKDIPIIFLTALNDPKNIQKAFQFGAVDYISKPFSKEELTARVNLHISLKHTTEELIKAKRAAESAAEAKAIFLANMSHELRTPMNGIIGMVDILKRTPLTDAQREYLSIIESSGENLLTIINDILDLSKIEAGHMELENIPFSLKEELTRVMNILQVIADKKKLPLVLKIADGVPPYVSGDPVRLKQIIINLVNNAIKFTDKGSVTVSVEKKGVEDGKVQLLFKVMDTGIGISPEGQKKLFQSFSQVDKSTTRKYGGTGLGLMISKNLTHMMGGEIGVESVEGVGSTFWFYVYLDVSDEESYKKQNETEQQSDLTKKRIQLKLHILLAEDNKINQKVATLNLNNLGHDVDVANNGKEAVEMFKNGNYDIIFMDVHMPEMDGVEACKKIREIEKKENRIKKIPIIAMTANTSEDERKKYLEAGMDGYVAKPFKQKELIEIFTQFAV; encoded by the coding sequence ATGAAAGTCGACAAAAAAGACAAAATTCTGGTAGTGGATGATATGGCTATTAATCTGGAACTGATTAAATCGGTTTTGGGGAAAGATGGAAAATATTCACTGGTAACCGTCACGGATGGGGTTTCAGCCATTCGAAAAGCTAAAACGAACAATTTCGACCTGATTTTGCTTGACATCATGATGCCAGGAATGGACGGTTATGAAGTCTGTAAAATACTGAAATCGTATCCCACTACCAAAGATATTCCCATAATTTTTCTTACTGCACTCAACGATCCGAAAAATATTCAAAAAGCCTTTCAGTTTGGGGCTGTAGATTATATTTCAAAACCTTTTTCGAAAGAAGAACTTACCGCACGGGTAAACCTGCATATTTCACTGAAACACACTACTGAGGAGCTTATCAAAGCCAAAAGGGCTGCTGAATCGGCAGCAGAAGCCAAAGCCATATTCCTGGCCAATATGTCGCATGAGTTGCGTACGCCCATGAACGGGATCATCGGAATGGTTGACATTCTAAAAAGGACCCCGCTCACTGATGCCCAGCGCGAATACCTGAGTATCATCGAATCGTCCGGAGAAAACCTTCTGACCATTATCAACGATATTCTTGATCTATCAAAAATTGAGGCGGGGCACATGGAACTGGAAAACATTCCTTTCTCACTAAAGGAAGAGCTTACCCGCGTTATGAATATCCTGCAGGTAATTGCCGACAAGAAAAAACTTCCGCTGGTACTTAAAATTGCCGATGGGGTTCCTCCTTATGTAAGTGGCGATCCGGTACGATTAAAACAAATCATTATCAATCTGGTAAACAATGCCATTAAATTTACAGACAAAGGAAGTGTTACCGTTTCTGTAGAAAAAAAAGGCGTGGAAGACGGAAAAGTACAGCTTCTTTTCAAGGTGATGGATACCGGTATTGGCATTTCTCCCGAAGGACAAAAAAAATTATTTCAATCCTTCTCGCAAGTGGATAAATCGACTACCCGAAAATATGGCGGCACCGGTCTGGGACTGATGATCAGTAAAAACCTGACGCACATGATGGGAGGTGAAATTGGCGTGGAAAGCGTTGAAGGCGTTGGCTCTACTTTCTGGTTTTATGTTTATCTGGATGTTTCGGATGAAGAAAGTTATAAAAAACAAAATGAAACGGAACAACAATCCGACCTCACCAAAAAACGGATTCAGCTTAAGCTTCATATTCTACTGGCTGAAGACAACAAAATCAATCAAAAGGTAGCCACACTCAACCTGAATAATCTTGGACATGATGTGGATGTTGCCAATAACGGAAAAGAGGCCGTAGAGATGTTTAAGAACGGAAATTACGACATCATTTTCATGGATGTTCATATGCCGGAAATGGATGGTGTGGAAGCCTGCAAAAAAATACGAGAGATTGAAAAAAAGGAAAATCGTATAAAAAAAATACCTATCATTGCAATGACAGCAAATACCTCCGAAGACGAAAGAAAAAAGTATCTTGAGGCAGGTATGGACGGTTATGTAGCAAAACCCTTTAAACAAAAAGAATTAATTGAAATTTTCACGCAGTTTGCTGTATAA
- a CDS encoding response regulator, protein MKQFDFNHKNILIVEDTITSSRFFDAALSRTNANLFWAEDADEAIDIFNKEKIDLVLLDLNLLTTSGFDVLKYIRERDKKIPIVVQTAYILSGEEEMSFKLGANDFIAKPIKLNHLIETVGKFLSNREEKETPSE, encoded by the coding sequence ATGAAACAATTTGACTTTAATCACAAGAATATTCTCATCGTAGAAGATACTATCACTAGCAGTCGTTTTTTTGATGCGGCACTGAGCCGTACCAATGCCAACCTGTTTTGGGCTGAAGATGCCGATGAAGCTATCGATATTTTCAACAAAGAAAAAATAGACCTGGTTTTGCTCGATTTAAATCTGCTTACCACCAGTGGTTTTGATGTTTTAAAATACATACGCGAAAGGGATAAAAAAATCCCCATCGTAGTGCAAACCGCTTATATTCTTTCCGGTGAAGAAGAGATGAGTTTTAAGCTGGGAGCCAACGATTTCATCGCTAAACCCATTAAACTCAACCACCTGATTGAAACCGTAGGAAAATTTCTGAGCAACCGCGAAGAAAAAGAAACCCCTTCAGAATAA
- a CDS encoding cytochrome b N-terminal domain-containing protein: protein MSKKESTSGRLALALFFYVLFSGILLSLFYQVQHPYLSVSRMLVVNPWEAIVRNFHFWGAQFFFVFSFLHLYNYYRQPFPEKLKSKAVWVFVLGVLFLFMAMLTGFFLKGDADSVRTRQIFGSLIEAIPFAGKYLRLLLMGAKGTSLLIYFHHIITFGVLLLVILVKTNRRIWPKASDFVLLFFSLLFLSMIFSAPLHDGLNPTVKGPWYFVGLQELLHFLRYPAIVLIGLLLFVVLLFYARLGKVKMAFYSKRLLFLFSVIYFLLTLSGLFFKGSDDQWIFPGQKNYRYQVLQHFRTERVNLYMHFPRSRADSAPLIFGRKESCVVCHRQVHGFVASHDPKVIGCYSCHGGNPFATDEKQAHKNMMLIPGNLDRVEQSCGTAACHPQITQRIGTGLMATLNGMINVDRYAFGEQSSPDGLTDVHHLGNSAADEHLRNLCVRCHLGNPKIHPGPVTEQSRGGGCLACHLNYHPQSEKGNHDSIDYSELALQQHPSLDLNISNRHCFGCHSRSGRISTSYEGWHETPLAPAQIPDTGHYRLIDSVRVFRKEPDDVHHRLGLSCIDCHHSYTLMGDGKHYLHEEDQEDVQCEDCHFTDKPLITNAKKMDSESAKVAALRYGKIAGHDYLLTRKHHHVLVNSVVQGDTAWLITKNSGKTYRLQKPAAVCTAPVHADVSCSACHSAWAPSCIGCHNEYDPQERGYNMVLNREKKGSWVEYTGQYLAQLPALGIREKDKKREFVPVIPGMIMTIDRESYTHRRHDSLLFRRLFAPAAPHTTSAKGRSCKTCHNNPVALGFGKGKLTYRIVQHHGIWEFNSTYQDNPHDGLPEDAWTGFLKNRTGMVSTRKNVFPLNVAEQKKMLTVGACLTCHSENSAVMQKSLFDFQSVLQHRSKKCVLPVWK from the coding sequence TTGTCAAAAAAAGAATCAACATCCGGCCGATTGGCATTGGCACTGTTTTTTTATGTGCTGTTTTCGGGTATTTTACTCTCTCTTTTTTATCAGGTGCAACATCCGTATTTGTCGGTAAGCCGGATGTTGGTGGTTAACCCTTGGGAAGCCATTGTCCGGAATTTTCATTTCTGGGGTGCCCAGTTTTTTTTCGTTTTTAGTTTTCTCCATTTGTATAACTATTATCGTCAACCGTTTCCCGAAAAATTAAAATCAAAAGCGGTATGGGTTTTTGTTTTGGGCGTCTTATTCCTTTTTATGGCCATGCTTACCGGCTTTTTCCTGAAAGGCGACGCTGACAGTGTACGGACGCGACAAATTTTTGGAAGTCTGATAGAAGCTATTCCTTTTGCCGGAAAATATTTACGGCTTTTGTTGATGGGGGCAAAGGGAACTTCTTTGTTGATTTATTTCCATCATATTATCACTTTTGGCGTGTTGTTATTGGTTATTCTGGTAAAAACCAACCGGCGAATTTGGCCAAAGGCTTCTGATTTTGTTTTACTGTTTTTTTCGTTGTTGTTTTTGAGCATGATTTTTTCTGCTCCGTTGCATGATGGTTTAAATCCGACGGTAAAGGGCCCCTGGTATTTTGTGGGTCTTCAGGAGCTGTTACATTTTTTACGCTATCCCGCGATTGTTTTAATCGGATTGTTATTGTTTGTTGTATTGCTTTTTTATGCCCGTTTGGGAAAAGTGAAAATGGCTTTTTACAGCAAAAGGTTGCTGTTTCTTTTTTCGGTAATATATTTTTTACTGACGTTGTCCGGATTATTCTTCAAAGGAAGTGATGACCAGTGGATTTTTCCGGGGCAGAAGAATTACCGTTATCAGGTATTGCAGCATTTCCGGACAGAGCGTGTAAACCTTTATATGCATTTTCCCAGATCCCGGGCGGATAGTGCCCCGCTGATTTTTGGGAGAAAAGAGAGTTGCGTGGTTTGCCACCGGCAGGTTCACGGGTTTGTGGCTTCGCATGATCCGAAAGTTATCGGTTGTTATTCTTGTCATGGAGGAAATCCGTTTGCTACCGATGAAAAACAAGCGCACAAAAATATGATGCTTATTCCCGGAAATTTGGACCGTGTGGAGCAAAGTTGCGGAACGGCCGCCTGCCATCCGCAAATTACCCAACGCATAGGTACCGGACTGATGGCTACGCTGAACGGAATGATTAATGTGGACCGGTATGCTTTTGGAGAACAGTCATCTCCCGACGGGTTAACGGATGTGCATCATTTGGGGAATTCGGCTGCCGATGAACATTTGCGAAATTTGTGTGTCCGGTGTCATTTGGGGAATCCTAAAATACATCCGGGACCTGTTACGGAACAAAGTCGGGGTGGCGGGTGTCTTGCTTGTCATTTAAATTATCATCCACAAAGCGAAAAAGGAAATCACGATAGTATTGATTATTCTGAATTGGCATTACAACAGCATCCTTCGTTGGATTTGAATATCAGTAACCGGCATTGTTTTGGCTGTCATAGCCGGTCGGGACGAATTTCTACCAGTTATGAGGGATGGCATGAAACGCCTTTGGCTCCTGCGCAAATACCGGATACGGGGCATTACCGGTTGATAGATAGTGTTCGTGTATTTCGGAAAGAACCGGATGATGTGCATCACCGGTTAGGATTGTCGTGTATTGACTGTCATCATTCCTATACTTTGATGGGAGACGGAAAACATTATTTGCATGAGGAAGATCAGGAAGATGTGCAATGTGAAGATTGTCATTTTACGGATAAACCACTGATAACCAATGCTAAAAAAATGGATTCCGAATCGGCCAAAGTGGCGGCTTTACGTTATGGTAAAATTGCCGGACATGATTACCTTTTGACGCGAAAACATCACCATGTTCTTGTGAACAGTGTTGTGCAGGGAGATACGGCCTGGCTAATCACCAAAAATAGCGGGAAAACATATCGTTTGCAAAAGCCGGCAGCTGTTTGTACGGCACCGGTACATGCTGATGTGAGCTGTTCGGCTTGTCATAGTGCCTGGGCGCCTTCCTGTATTGGTTGTCATAACGAATATGACCCGCAAGAAAGAGGATATAACATGGTGTTGAACCGCGAGAAAAAAGGCAGTTGGGTAGAGTATACCGGGCAATATCTGGCGCAGCTGCCGGCTTTGGGGATACGGGAAAAGGACAAAAAACGGGAATTTGTTCCGGTAATTCCGGGGATGATTATGACCATTGACCGGGAAAGTTATACGCACCGCCGGCACGACTCGTTACTTTTTAGACGGTTATTTGCTCCTGCAGCACCGCATACGACTTCGGCAAAAGGTCGTTCCTGCAAAACTTGTCATAACAATCCGGTTGCGTTGGGTTTTGGAAAAGGAAAACTGACTTACCGGATTGTTCAGCATCATGGTATATGGGAATTTAATTCAACATATCAAGATAATCCACATGATGGCTTGCCTGAAGATGCATGGACCGGTTTTTTGAAAAACCGGACAGGAATGGTTTCCACACGCAAAAATGTGTTTCCTTTAAATGTGGCTGAACAGAAAAAAATGTTGACCGTGGGGGCTTGTCTGACCTGCCATTCCGAAAATTCGGCTGTGATGCAGAAAAGTCTGTTTGATTTTCAATCGGTTTTACAGCACAGAAGCAAAAAGTGTGTGTTGCCGGTATGGAAATAA
- a CDS encoding tetrathionate reductase family octaheme c-type cytochrome, with protein MKKFFEIILIIIVPWIVIFWIVFTYNSDKDRDYYSEKKIEIKRDSIPVDHSKFAVLQQKFKTPQDMTKACLSCHNGRGKEFMKTPHWLWLQKDTIPGRGVFELGKRNLMNDFCIGINSNENLCSMCHAGYGYSNKNFDFHNQNNIDCVVCHDNTGTYHKSNPCKGANNPKAGLPALGVDLNYVAQHVGPPHKRNCGQCHFVGGGGNNVKHGDLEMGLLHCTRNVDVHMASKGKDAENLRCQDCHKTENHNITGHLYTVASSAHNRATCVECHTSHPHKSKLLNNHFKTVACQTCHIPEYAKMAPTKIIWDWSTATKMNKNGKPIFDKVLHKDTTYTYDGRVYKHVEIQFDSRHGTAVFKKDVKPEYVWFNGTANHHLLHDKIKDTTKVLVLNPLFGSYQDNVNPADPKHPSKIWPVKIMRGKQPFDPVNDILIQPMLASRIKGSGALWADFNWNESAAHGMKYIGLPYSGHYSFLKTETMWPLNHEVSPEDKALQCTDCHNAQDSRLKNLTGFYLPGRDHNSLLDHAGMIFIILVLIGVSVHGFLRIVSNKKNN; from the coding sequence ATGAAAAAGTTTTTCGAAATTATCCTGATTATAATTGTCCCCTGGATTGTAATCTTTTGGATTGTTTTTACCTATAACAGCGATAAGGACAGGGACTATTATTCCGAGAAGAAGATCGAGATCAAACGCGACTCGATTCCGGTAGACCACTCGAAGTTTGCTGTATTGCAGCAAAAGTTTAAAACACCGCAAGACATGACCAAAGCTTGTTTAAGCTGTCATAATGGACGCGGTAAAGAGTTCATGAAAACTCCGCACTGGCTTTGGTTGCAAAAGGACACCATTCCGGGAAGAGGTGTTTTTGAACTGGGGAAAAGGAACCTGATGAACGATTTTTGTATCGGCATCAACTCTAACGAGAACCTCTGTTCCATGTGTCATGCCGGTTACGGTTATTCCAACAAGAATTTCGACTTCCACAACCAAAATAATATTGACTGTGTGGTTTGTCACGATAACACGGGAACCTACCACAAATCCAATCCCTGTAAAGGAGCCAATAATCCGAAAGCGGGTTTGCCGGCACTGGGAGTAGATTTGAATTACGTAGCCCAACATGTAGGCCCGCCACACAAACGCAATTGTGGTCAGTGTCACTTTGTTGGTGGTGGTGGCAATAATGTAAAACACGGCGACTTGGAAATGGGGCTGTTGCATTGTACCCGTAATGTAGATGTACACATGGCCTCCAAAGGAAAAGATGCCGAAAATTTACGTTGCCAGGATTGTCATAAAACGGAAAACCATAATATTACCGGACATTTATATACGGTAGCATCGTCGGCACACAACCGGGCTACCTGTGTAGAATGTCACACTTCTCATCCGCACAAAAGCAAACTGTTAAATAACCACTTCAAAACCGTTGCTTGCCAGACCTGTCATATTCCTGAATACGCCAAAATGGCTCCGACCAAAATTATCTGGGACTGGTCAACAGCAACCAAAATGAACAAAAACGGAAAACCGATTTTTGATAAAGTCTTGCATAAAGACACCACCTATACTTATGACGGAAGAGTTTACAAACACGTGGAAATTCAGTTCGACTCCCGTCACGGAACCGCTGTCTTTAAAAAAGATGTAAAACCTGAATATGTGTGGTTCAATGGAACTGCTAACCATCACTTGTTGCATGACAAAATTAAAGACACTACAAAAGTATTGGTTCTTAACCCATTATTCGGATCTTATCAGGATAATGTGAATCCGGCTGACCCGAAACATCCTTCAAAAATATGGCCGGTAAAAATCATGCGCGGAAAACAACCGTTTGATCCGGTGAACGATATTCTGATTCAACCCATGCTGGCTAGCCGTATTAAAGGAAGCGGAGCGCTTTGGGCCGATTTCAACTGGAACGAATCTGCCGCTCATGGTATGAAATATATCGGACTTCCTTACAGCGGACATTATTCATTCCTGAAAACAGAAACCATGTGGCCTCTGAACCACGAAGTTTCTCCGGAAGACAAAGCCCTGCAGTGCACCGATTGCCACAATGCGCAGGACAGCCGTCTGAAAAATCTGACCGGTTTTTATCTCCCGGGAAGAGATCATAACTCACTGCTCGACCATGCTGGTATGATCTTTATCATCCTGGTACTTATTGGCGTAAGCGTTCACGGCTTCTTAAGGATTGTTAGCAACAAAAAAAATAATTAA